One genomic window of Vespula pensylvanica isolate Volc-1 chromosome 12, ASM1446617v1, whole genome shotgun sequence includes the following:
- the LOC122633594 gene encoding uncharacterized protein LOC122633594, whose amino-acid sequence MKNYASNDLERSSHPEFIQNDLETSIRKWNDEVKIALSAILAVAVGHPGVLLNPAALAYARLLPGAPIGLDGRVVDTPEVSLAKAEHAAAHVNERINLANEAVKSTEVLLPATYGVPLAAPLLAPALSLTATKLSPGAPIGVDGRVVDTPEVAVAKAEHAAAHVNERLGLAQEAVKAASADLPLVVSSPLLYAKYHILLLIVLIANTRAGYIAGPPSSYGEPRLETQRSATRFAPPAPVGQDGNVIDTPEVAQAKAAHFAEFAKAAARAVEESKNQKATFDDPSNPRTTLSQSYNSYPSNVQQTGAPLYRQQTYQPAYQQPQTPYQQPLGYQNNPLPSLQSQYNHPAVHSVNPPTYQQTTQYEQPNRPNFINQKTNNFGPPAKATFIPAPLAEDGTVLDTPEVAALKAARLAELADAEARAYKYSASAAREFPASQGQVYPEAQAGPSPINYNSAGSQFGPSYPSGSTQSFAPQQGPFSKSFQPGQGYQSHNYQSPQYVSGSYSKTSVLLPVVCLSITTMRLLIVLSMLLVMASTEAKYILAPLYEYRGPPAPLSKDGRVLETAEVLRARNAHMAAHVEALSRIREIERNDYSERMTRPTMSPIMSPMMSPMMTTKTSTRTRSIAPLSPDGRVIDTPEVAQAKAAHLATHARTTSRLAAAAASAATAQYRLDVYDGRRNLVYLAPVRVNYPTVSSVGYRGPPAPIGPDGRVIDTPEVARARAAHMKARAHALAMLSRHENNYY is encoded by the exons ATGAAGAATTATGCATCGAATGACCTTGAACGATCATCGCACCCGGAATTCATTCAGAATGATCTTGAAACGAGTATCCGAAAGTGGAACGACGAAGTGAAG ATCGCTTTGTCCGCCATATTGGCTGTTGCCGTTGGTCATCCTGGAGTTTTATTGAATCCAGCAGCCCTTGCCTACGCAAGATTATTACCCGGAGCACCAATCGGATTAGACGGCCGTGTCGTTGACACTCCTGAAGTATCTCTAGCGAAAGCTGAACACGCGGCGGCTCATGTCAACGAAAGGATCAATCTTGCCAACGAAGCTGTTAAATCCACCGAAGTTCTTCTACCAGCAACTTACGGTGTTCCTCTTGCCGCACCACTTCTTGCTCCAGCCTTATCATTAACGGCAACTAAACTATCACCAGGTGCACCGATCGGTGTCGATGGTCGCGTCGTTGATACACCGGAAGTTGCCGTTGCCAAGGCCGAACATGCTGCTGCACATGTCAACGAAAGGCTGGGATTGGCACAAGAGGCTGTCAAAGCGGCTTCTGCTGATCTTCCATTAGTCGTATCCTCACCTCTTCTATATGCGAAATATCAC ATACTCCTACTGATCGTTCTGATCGCGAACACCAGGGCTGGTTACATCGCTGGGCCACCTTCGTCTTATGGCGAGCCACGATTAGAAACTCAACGATCTGCGACAAGATTTGCACCACCTGCACCGGTCGGACAAGATGGTAACGTTATCGATACGCCCGAGGTAGCTCAAGCTAAGGCTGCACACTTTGCCGAATTTGCTAAAGCGGCTGCAAGAGCCGTCGAAGAGAGCAAGAATCAAAAGGCAACCTTCGACGATCCTTCAAATCCTAGAACAACCTTATCGCAATCATACAACAGTTATCCCTCGAACGTTCAACAAACCGGTGCACCCTTATACAGACAACAAACTTATCAACCAGCTTATCAACAACCTCAAACACCTTATCAACAACCCCTTGGTTATCAAAACAATCCGTTACCATCTTTACAATCTCAATATAATCATCCTGCTGTACATTCCGTTAATCCTCCTACTTATCAACAAACGACGCAATACGAACAACCAAACCGACCGAATTTCATTAATCAGAAGACTAATAACTTTGGTCCACCCGCTAAAGCTACTTTCATTCCTGCTCCTCTTGCCGAAGACGGCACCGTTTTGGACACACCCGAGGTCGCTGCCCTCAAAGCAGCCAGACTCGCCGAACTAGCCGATGCCGAGGCCAGGGCCTACAAGTACAGTGCCAGCGCTGCTAGGGAGTTTCCTGCATCTCAAGGTCAAG tttaTCCCGAAGCTCAGGCTGGGCCATCTCCAATAAATTACAACTCGGCGGGTTCGCAATTTGGTCCTTCTTATCCAAGTGGATCAACACAATCCTTCGCGCCACAGCAAGGACCTTTTTCTAAATCCTTCCAACCTGGGCAAGGATATCAATCTCATAACTATCAGTCGCCGCAGTACGTGTCAGGATCTTAT TCTAAGACGTCCGTTTTGTTGCCGGTGGTGTGTCTCAGCATCACAACGATGAGATTGCTT ATAGTACTATCTATGCTCCTCGTAATGGCGAGCACCGAGGCTAAGTACATATTGGCACCCTTATACGAATATCGTGGACCACCGGCACCCTTATCGAAAGACGGTAGGGTGTTAGAAACCGCGGAAGTTCTACGAGCACGTAACGCACACATGGCGGCACACGTGGAAGCTTTATCGAGAATTagagaaatcgaaagaaacgattattCCGAGAGGATGACGAGACCGACGATGTCACCGATTATGTCGCCAATGATGTCACCGATGATGACTACGAAAACTAGCACGAGAACGCGTTCGATCGCTCCGCTTTCGCCCGATGGTCGTGTTATTGACACTCCTGAG gtggcTCAAGCGAAAGCTGCACATTTAGCGACACATGCGCGAACAACTTCAAGACTGGCCGCAGCTGCGGCTTCCGCAGCAACGGCACAGTACCGATTGGACGTTTACGATGGCCGTAGAAATCTGGTATATCTGGCACCTGTTCGAGTTAATTATCCAACTGTATCCTCGGTAGGATATCGAGGACCACCTGCACCTATCGGACCTGATGGACGTGTCATCGACACTCCGGAAGTTGCGAGAGCTCGTGCTGCTCATATGAAAGCACGAGCACACGCGCTTGCAATGCTATCTCGtcacgaaaataattattattaa